The Candidatus Uhrbacteria bacterium genomic interval GCATCCATGCGCCCCCAAGATAGCCGCTTTTTCTGGTTGACGCAATAGCAAATGTACGATACTCTCCCCCTCGCCTGCGGACGTGGCGGAATTGGTATACGCGCTAGCTTGAGGGGCTAGTGCCCGCAAGGGCTTGGAGGTTCGAGTCCTCTCATCCGCACCAAAATCCCCCGAGGGTTCTCGGGGGATTTTGTTTCCTAAAACTTTCGTCCCTTGCCTGTAATCACTCGCAAGACCTTCGGCTCGACGGTAACGGTAAAGCGCTCCCCTTTTACTTCCTTTCCCTCCACAACCGCCGTCACGGGTTGCTGGTACTCGACCGTGAGACTCTTCGAGCGGAACATACTTCGCGCCGGCCGACGGCGGAGGAGGCCTTTGGTGCGCGTAAGAATCACCACCTCCAGCTCCCCATCCGTCGGATCCGCAACATCTCCCTCCTCGATGTCTCCAGCCAGATTTCTGATCTCCACCGTCCCTTCATCTTCCGACGCCAAAGAGTATCCCTCAGCACAATGAACGCGCACAGGCTGATCGGGAAACTGCACCCCTGTTAAAAACCGCTCCCCGTTCAATCGGCCGGCATCCACCCATTCGATGTTGCGCGCGGAAAGTACGTCCACAGCGGCAACTCCCTGTGGCACGCCAAGCATCTGTGAAAGCCGCGTAGGCGCTCCAAAAGGGATGAGTCCAAGAACCACATCGTGTCCTTGCATGGCCTCGATAACCTTCTGTACCGTTGCGTCATTCCCGACAGCCACGACCGTTGTGATATGCCCCTTACGAAGTTCGTCTCCGACAAACGATTTTGCATGTTTAAAAAGCGCCAAGCGCGCGACGCGCCCCGCAATGCCCAAATCTGCCAGACGATTTTCGACGGCAATCAGATCCCGCTCAAACGAACGGTCTGAGAGAAATTCATCGTAGACGTAAAAATACATGGCTTACGCCGCTTCGCGCTCTGCGCCTCCGGCCGGTCCCATCGCCAAGTGCCCGTTCACCCTGGCCCCAGGAGCAATACTGAGAATGCTTGTACGAATGTCCCCTTCCACCGACGAACCTTCCTGTAACTCCAACCGCTCCTCCACTGCCAGGTTTCCCACGACCGATCCGGCAATGACGGCACTCTTGGCAGACACGTCTGCAGAGATCCGCGCGCCTCCCCCCACGTGTAAATGGGCCTTTGTCTTCACCGTTCCCGATACCTCCCCCTCAATGACGACATCCCCCTCGCTTACAAAATCCCCTTCTACTTTGACTCCCGTGGCAATAGTTGTCAGATGCTCTTTCGACATAGATAAGGCTTAGTTTTCAGGTGGAGTGTAGAACCTTCTTTACATCTCTTCAAGCGGCTCCATCCCCAGCAGATGCACCCCGTTTTTCATCACCTGCGAGACCGCCTCGACCACCGAAAGGCGCCGCGCGCGGAGTTTTAGGTCTTCCTCGGCCAAAATAGGTGCCTCGGCGTACCACCGGCTGAAAGCTTGCCCTAGCGTAAACAGAAATTGTGTGAGGCGAGATATTTGGTAATCCATCGCCACCTCAAGAATCACTTCCGGATAGTGTGCAAGGAGACGCACAAGTTCCTCTTCCGCCGAACTCTTTGGCACATGCGAGAGGTGGTCCATCTTTTTTGATTGCTTATCTAAAATCCCCCGACAGCGGGCGAGTGTATAAAAAAGGTAGGGGGCATGATAGCCGTCAAACGACAACGCCTCCTTCATATCAAAAACCACCGGCTTATCCGGATCCACGCGGAGCATGGAAAACTTCACCGCGCCATACGCGAGCTTCCGCGCAACGGAGTTAATCTTTTTATCTTTCCAATTCGTGTGCCGCGTGCGCGTTTCCACAGTCGCAAGATCTATCATCTGCCGCATCACATCTTCATAGCGAATAAAATTTCCCTTACGCGATGACATCGCTCCCTCTGGAAGCGACACGTGGCCAAAGGAGAGGTGGATGAATTCCTTTTGGAACCCCATGAGACGCAGGGTGGCGAAGAGTTGTTGCATGGGGAGCGACTGGCGCACATCAAGCACGATCACAGATCGGTCCGGGTGGTAATCGCGCTCCTTGCGCGCCGCAAGCGCTAAGTCCTTCGCATTATACAAATGCGTGCCGTCGGTTTTGACAAGGATGCTCACCCCAAGTCCTTCATCCTCAAGCCGCACCACCCACGCTCCTTCACTGTGCACCGCGATTCCCTTCTTAATAAGATCTTGCACGATGCGCTTCGTCTCCTTCAAGTTTTGGCTCTCCAGATAGATCTTTTCAAGACGGAGACCGTAATCTTTGAACGCAACCTTAAGACCGGCAAGGGACGCTTTGTTCGTCTGCTTCCACAGCTTTGCCCACTCCCCTTTGCCTTCTTCAAGCTCGCGCTGAACAACCGATACTTCGACACGCGCCGCCTCGTCCTCTTCCAGCGCACGCGTCGCCTTCGTGTAGACCTCGCCCAAAAATGTATTGACCGTCGCGGGCTCGATCTTTTTGTCAGGATAAAACTTCTTGTACCCCCACAGACAGCGTGCCACATTATTCCCCAAGTCGTTGATGTAAGAAACAGGGATAGCCTCATAACCCGCCGCCGCGAGAATTTCAACGACCGCCGCACCAAGCGAAAGGTTGCGCAGGTGTCCCACGTGGACCTCTTTGTGTGTGTTGAGGTTGGCGTACTCCACCAGCACGCGCTTGCCGGCCCCATGCGTGCTGTGTCCATACTTGTCCTTTGCCGTTTTGATCTCCTTAAGCACTCGAGCGGCAAGCGCTTCATGGCTCAACCAAAAGTTGACATATGGGCCTTTTGCCTCGGCCTTTGCAATAAAGCCCTTCGCGCCGATTTTCGCCGCGATCTCGGTTGCCAACTCCACCGGAGAACGCTTGAGGATTTTGGAGAGAGTAAAACAGGGGAACGACACGTCGCCAAAGTCAGGAGACCGCGGAGATTCAAGATCGGCAATGTGCGGCGAGGCGCCTTTGCCAAGCGCTCCTTTCAGAGCTTGCAGAACTTCTTGCTTGGCGCTTTGGAGAGCGTACATACTATTTCCGCACCACGCGCATAAAATGCCGCTTGCCCTTCTGGAGAATGCCCGATGAGGCAATCATCTCATCGTAGGCCGTCACCACACGATCATCTACGCGCACGCCGCCGCCGTCAATCTGCCGTCGCGCCTCCGACTTTGATTCACAGAGACCCGAAGCGACAAGAACATCCACAATCGGCAGAGGTTTTTCCAGCTTGTACTCCGGCATTTCTGTGGGCGTTTGGTGTTCAGAAAAGGTCTGTACAAATGCCTTTTCTGCTTCTGTCGCGGTTTTTTCTCCATGCAAATCTTTCACCACCTCAAACGCCAGCCGCATTTTCCACGTCTTTGGATCTTCCGCATCACGCACATCTTTCATAGACACATCCGTGAGAAGTTCAAACCCAGGCCGGATCAATCCATCACTCCAACTCATAATCTTGCCGTAGATCTCGTTTGGCGCATCCGCAAGCGTCACCATATTATTTTCCGTCTTGCTCATCTTCTTTCCAGAAGAGTCTGTAAGAAGTTTTGTGGTCACGACAAACTTCTCTTTGCTTCGCATCGCTTTCATTAAGTCCCGACCGGCAAGCATGTTAAATGTCTGATCGTTCCCGCCGATCTCTCCGTCCACGTCCATATGAACACTGTCGTATCCCTGCATCAGCGGGTAAAAAAATTCGTGAAGGTAAATCGGTTTGTCTTCTTTCATGCGACGATCAAACATATCGCGCGCCAACAGCTGTTGAACAGTAAAATGCGACGCAAGCTCAATGACGTCCTTAAACGTCAAGACATGCAACCAGTCATAATTG includes:
- a CDS encoding tyrosine--tRNA ligase: MKRLARVFKKSKPNSRLSPEEKTERIEMFLTRGVEHLYPSREFVESRLKEGKPLTMYLGIDPTAPTLHLGHYVVLRKLRQFAALGHRVILLIGGFTGMIGDPDKSTARTPLSKEQVASNARLYASQAGRVVPTFDLKNNYDWLHVLTFKDVIELASHFTVQQLLARDMFDRRMKEDKPIYLHEFFYPLMQGYDSVHMDVDGEIGGNDQTFNMLAGRDLMKAMRSKEKFVVTTKLLTDSSGKKMSKTENNMVTLADAPNEIYGKIMSWSDGLIRPGFELLTDVSMKDVRDAEDPKTWKMRLAFEVVKDLHGEKTATEAEKAFVQTFSEHQTPTEMPEYKLEKPLPIVDVLVASGLCESKSEARRQIDGGGVRVDDRVVTAYDEMIASSGILQKGKRHFMRVVRK
- a CDS encoding polymer-forming cytoskeletal protein; protein product: MSKEHLTTIATGVKVEGDFVSEGDVVIEGEVSGTVKTKAHLHVGGGARISADVSAKSAVIAGSVVGNLAVEERLELQEGSSVEGDIRTSILSIAPGARVNGHLAMGPAGGAEREAA
- the argS gene encoding arginine--tRNA ligase, which translates into the protein MYALQSAKQEVLQALKGALGKGASPHIADLESPRSPDFGDVSFPCFTLSKILKRSPVELATEIAAKIGAKGFIAKAEAKGPYVNFWLSHEALAARVLKEIKTAKDKYGHSTHGAGKRVLVEYANLNTHKEVHVGHLRNLSLGAAVVEILAAAGYEAIPVSYINDLGNNVARCLWGYKKFYPDKKIEPATVNTFLGEVYTKATRALEEDEAARVEVSVVQRELEEGKGEWAKLWKQTNKASLAGLKVAFKDYGLRLEKIYLESQNLKETKRIVQDLIKKGIAVHSEGAWVVRLEDEGLGVSILVKTDGTHLYNAKDLALAARKERDYHPDRSVIVLDVRQSLPMQQLFATLRLMGFQKEFIHLSFGHVSLPEGAMSSRKGNFIRYEDVMRQMIDLATVETRTRHTNWKDKKINSVARKLAYGAVKFSMLRVDPDKPVVFDMKEALSFDGYHAPYLFYTLARCRGILDKQSKKMDHLSHVPKSSAEEELVRLLAHYPEVILEVAMDYQISRLTQFLFTLGQAFSRWYAEAPILAEEDLKLRARRLSVVEAVSQVMKNGVHLLGMEPLEEM